Below is a genomic region from Elusimicrobiota bacterium.
GCAGTCCACGTGCGCGTAGTGCCGCTTGTCCGTCTGGTACTCCGCGTGGTGCACGTTGATCGTCACGCCCCGCGCCTTCTCTTCCGGAGCGTTGTCGATCTCGTCGTAGCGCTTGGCCGTCGCCAAGCCCTTCTTGGAGAGGTAGAGGGTGATCGCCGCGGTCAGGGTCGTCTTGCCGTGGTCCACGTGCCCGATCGTCCCGATGTTGACGTGCGGCTTGGTGCGCTCGAATTTCGCCTTGGCCATGTTCGATCTCTCCTTGACATTATGCGCTGACTGTCCGTCCTGAGGCGGCGTATTCTAACATAAACCAGCTGGGGATGGGAATCGAACCCACGACCTTCTCCTTACCATGGAGATGCTCTACCAACTGAGCTACCCCAGCATCTGAACTGGAGCGGGCGATGGGAATCGAACCCACGTAACGAGCTTGGAAAACTCGTGTTCTACCATTGAACTACGCCCGCGTCCCAGCCCGCCGACCCATAAGCATTCCGCTCTTGTGCCGGAAAATCTCGGGGATTTGCGGCGGCGGGACCTGGATAATATAGCGATTTTTCCTAAAAGGTGTCAAACCCCTATGTCTTCGTTCCATAACTCCGGGCGGCGGCGTATGAAATCCGCCATCAGCTCGCGGCACTCGGCCAGGTCGAGGTTGACCAGACGGGTGAAGCGGCGCGAGTAGCTCTCCGGGCCCTTGAAGGTCCGGTTCTCGCCGATGACCACGCGGGGGATCTTGTAGAGGAGGATGGCGCCGGTGCACATGGCGCAGGGCGAGAGCGTCGAGTAGAGCGTGCAGCGCCGGTAGTCGCGGGCCTTGAGCCGGCCGGCGTTCTCCAGGCAGTCCATCTCCGCGTGCAGGATGGCCGACTTCTTCTGCACCCGGCGGTTGTGGCCGCGGCCTATGACGCGGCCGCCCTTGACCAGGACCGCTCCAATGGGGATGCCGCCTTCGCGCAGGCCCTGGCGGGCCTCTCGGATGGCGGCTTTCATGAACTTGAGATCGTCCTTGCGCATGGGGCCTCCGTGGTCGAGGGATGATACCAAATCTCCCTGAAAAGAGTTATCATCACCGGCATGAGTCCATCAACGCAGTCGGCCCTGTCCGGCCTCCTGGGGGCGGCTCTAGCGGTGGCGGGGGTGCTCTACGCCCAGCGCGTCCTGCGGGAGAACAAAGAGAACTGGGCGCGGGCGCATCAGGAGCAGCAGGCTCCGGCGCAGCCCGCCCCGGCGGCGCAGGCACAGCCCGCCCCACCGCCGCAGGCGCAGCCGGCCCCCGCGCCGCAGGCGCAGCAGCCTCAGTCGCCCTGACCTATGTCGCGGCTCTGGCCGTGGGCGCCGCTGCTGCTCTGCCTGGCGCTGAC
It encodes:
- a CDS encoding GTP-binding protein; protein product: MAKAKFERTKPHVNIGTIGHVDHGKTTLTAAITLYLSKKGLATAKRYDEIDNAPEEKARGVTINVHHAEYQTDKRHYAHVDC
- a CDS encoding nucleoside deaminase — protein: MRKDDLKFMKAAIREARQGLREGGIPIGAVLVKGGRVIGRGHNRRVQKKSAILHAEMDCLENAGRLKARDYRRCTLYSTLSPCAMCTGAILLYKIPRVVIGENRTFKGPESYSRRFTRLVNLDLAECRELMADFIRRRPELWNEDIGV